A single region of the Serinus canaria isolate serCan28SL12 chromosome 1, serCan2020, whole genome shotgun sequence genome encodes:
- the FBXO40 gene encoding F-box only protein 40 isoform X1, whose amino-acid sequence MHRDSMIKHRAQKAPPGQHRHCERCFSRHCRAPIEVSVSCMVISCRLHCGATFHMCKEEEHKLLCPLEQVSCLNSAYGCPFSMARFKLGKHLQVCPASVVCCSMEWNRWPNVDSDTTLHKNIMKETLDEECLDTALALRDQRILFRALKVAELFPEWRKKDELEELMDQAMGGEAGAVGGAACGSQEGNDQSELSQREREDLAKDKEGMDLGSYKTWENIFSKELLACQVTGSATSSGQKTEEASKKTAAASRAASSTEKAKEGSNGEEEGKAQKSEQVTPSRELNGLAPWQEGVLERLKKEVGVADYNMYLVHHGGMLIRFGQMAACTPREKDFVYGNLEAQEVKTVYTFKVPVSYCGKRARLGDALGHKMPTSDKSVDTSELGINIEELPKTNIVEATLLCALEKELKGHEISEARGIDGLFVDFATQTYSFPLEPFSSSAVLADILDENSPPELHMELYTECVTRRHNKSSSAFTFTCSHFFRRDEFPFHFKNVHADIQSCLDGWFQHRCPLAYLGCPFVQNHFRPEGLKAKVIYSKPLKTFAIKPEVDTLLAEPGKCNSIVDSRGRSKDLLSSLPVEVLKYIAGFLDSFSLSQLSQVSVLMRDICATLLQERGMVLLVWEKKRYSHGGTSWRARKKIWQFSSLFSRVHNWQRSDVPSMSEHLRNCPFYQAEHRTDPVLLTGMSESREQTRKTLVSTFKHRV is encoded by the exons ATGCACAGGGACTCTATGATCAAG CACCGGGCCCAGAAAGCTccccctgggcagcacaggcactgtgAGCGATGCTTCAGCCGGCACTGCCGCGCACCCATTGAGGTCTCCGTGTCCTGCATGGTGATCAGCTGCCGCCTCCACTGCGGGGCCACCTTCCACATGTGCAAGGAGGAGGAGCACAAAttgctctgccccttggagcaGGTGTCCTGCCTCAACTCAGCCTATGGCTGCCCTTTCTCCATGGCCCGCTTCAAGCTGGGGAAGCACCTCCAGGTCTGTCCAGCCAGTGTTGTCTGCTGCTCGATGGAGTGGAACCGCTGGCCAAACGTGGATTCAGACACAACACTGCACAAGAATATTATGAAAGAGACCTTGGATGAAGAATGTCTGGACACAGCTTTGGCACTCAGAGACCAGAGGATACTTTTCAGGGCTTTGAAAGTAGCTGAATTATTTCCAGAGTGGAGGAAAAAGGATGAACTGGAAGAACTAATGGATCAAGCCATGGGTGGGGAAGCAGGTGCTgtgggaggagctgcctgtggttCCCAAGAGGGCAATGACCAGTCTGAGCTCAGCCAACGTGAGCGGGAAGATTTGGCAAAGGACAAAGAGGGAATGGATCTGGGGAGTTACAAAACATGGGAGAACATTTTCAGCAAAGAGCTTCTGGCTTGCCAGGTAACAGGCTCAGCAACCAGCTCAGGACAAAAGACAGAGGAGGCTTccaagaaaacagcagcagcctctcgtgctgccagctccacagAGAAGGCAAAGGAAGGATCTAATGgtgaagaagagggaaaggCCCAAAAGTCTGAACAAGTAACACCGAGTAGAGAACTGAATGGACTGGCTCCCTGGCAAGAAGGGGTCCTGGAGAGGCTGAAGAAGGAAGTCGGTGTAGCGGATTACAACATGTACCTGGTACATCACGGGGGAATGCTCATCCGCTTTGGCCAGATGGCTGCTTGCACTCCCAGAGAAAAAGATTTTGTCTATGGGAACTTGGAAGCCCAGGAGGTGAAGACTGTCTACACCTTCAAAGTGCCAGTTAGTTACTGTGGCAAAAGAGCACGACTAGGAGATGCGCTGGGCCACAAGATGCCAACTTCAGACAAGTCAGTGGATACCTCAGAACTGGGAATAAACATAGAAGAACTACCTAAGACAAATATAGTTGAAGCCacactgctgtgtgctctggagaAAGAGCTGAAAGGCCATGAGATCTCTGAAGCAAGAGGTATTGATGGACTCTTTGTGGATTTTGCAACACAGACTTACAGCTTTCCTTTGGAGCCCTTCTCCTCCAGCGCAGTTCTAGCAGATATTCTGGATGAAAACAGCCCACCAGAACTGCACATGGAGCTCTACACTGAATGTGTAACCAGAAGACACAACAAAAGCAGTTCGGCTTTCACGTTCACTTGCAGTCATTTCTTTAGGAGGGATGAGTTCCCATTCCACTTCAAGAATGTGCACGCTGATATCCAGTCATGCCTGGATGGATGGTTCCAGCACCGCTGCCCACTGGCCTACTTGGGATGTCCTTTTGTCCAAAATCACTTCCGCCCCGAAGGACTTAAGGCCAAGGTTATATACAGCAAGCCTCTCAAGACATTTGCTATTAAGCCAGAGGTGGACACCCTTCTTGCTGAACCGGGCAAGTGCAATTCCATAGTGGATAGTCGAGGGAGAAGCAAGGACTTGCTGAGCAGCCTCCCAGTGGAAGTGCTCAAGTACATTGCAGGATTCCTGGACAGCTTCAGTTTATCTCAGCTATCACAAGTGTCAGTGCTCATGAGGGACATCTGTGCCACGCTTCTTCAAGAGAGGGGAATGGTCCTGCtggtttgggagaaaaaaagatattccCATGGTGGTACTTCTTGGAGAGCTCGCAAAAAG ATCTGGCAGTTCAGCAGCCTGTTCTCCAGAGTTCACAACTGGCAGCGCAGCGATGTCCCGAGCATGTCGGAGCACCTGAGGAATTGTCCCTTCTACCAGGCGGAGCACAGGACAGACCCCGTGCTGCTGACGGGCATGAGCGAGTCTCGGGAGCAGACTCGAAAGACTTTGGTCTCTACTTTCAAGCACAGAGTCTGA
- the FBXO40 gene encoding F-box only protein 40 isoform X2 yields MVISCRLHCGATFHMCKEEEHKLLCPLEQVSCLNSAYGCPFSMARFKLGKHLQVCPASVVCCSMEWNRWPNVDSDTTLHKNIMKETLDEECLDTALALRDQRILFRALKVAELFPEWRKKDELEELMDQAMGGEAGAVGGAACGSQEGNDQSELSQREREDLAKDKEGMDLGSYKTWENIFSKELLACQVTGSATSSGQKTEEASKKTAAASRAASSTEKAKEGSNGEEEGKAQKSEQVTPSRELNGLAPWQEGVLERLKKEVGVADYNMYLVHHGGMLIRFGQMAACTPREKDFVYGNLEAQEVKTVYTFKVPVSYCGKRARLGDALGHKMPTSDKSVDTSELGINIEELPKTNIVEATLLCALEKELKGHEISEARGIDGLFVDFATQTYSFPLEPFSSSAVLADILDENSPPELHMELYTECVTRRHNKSSSAFTFTCSHFFRRDEFPFHFKNVHADIQSCLDGWFQHRCPLAYLGCPFVQNHFRPEGLKAKVIYSKPLKTFAIKPEVDTLLAEPGKCNSIVDSRGRSKDLLSSLPVEVLKYIAGFLDSFSLSQLSQVSVLMRDICATLLQERGMVLLVWEKKRYSHGGTSWRARKKIWQFSSLFSRVHNWQRSDVPSMSEHLRNCPFYQAEHRTDPVLLTGMSESREQTRKTLVSTFKHRV; encoded by the exons ATGGTGATCAGCTGCCGCCTCCACTGCGGGGCCACCTTCCACATGTGCAAGGAGGAGGAGCACAAAttgctctgccccttggagcaGGTGTCCTGCCTCAACTCAGCCTATGGCTGCCCTTTCTCCATGGCCCGCTTCAAGCTGGGGAAGCACCTCCAGGTCTGTCCAGCCAGTGTTGTCTGCTGCTCGATGGAGTGGAACCGCTGGCCAAACGTGGATTCAGACACAACACTGCACAAGAATATTATGAAAGAGACCTTGGATGAAGAATGTCTGGACACAGCTTTGGCACTCAGAGACCAGAGGATACTTTTCAGGGCTTTGAAAGTAGCTGAATTATTTCCAGAGTGGAGGAAAAAGGATGAACTGGAAGAACTAATGGATCAAGCCATGGGTGGGGAAGCAGGTGCTgtgggaggagctgcctgtggttCCCAAGAGGGCAATGACCAGTCTGAGCTCAGCCAACGTGAGCGGGAAGATTTGGCAAAGGACAAAGAGGGAATGGATCTGGGGAGTTACAAAACATGGGAGAACATTTTCAGCAAAGAGCTTCTGGCTTGCCAGGTAACAGGCTCAGCAACCAGCTCAGGACAAAAGACAGAGGAGGCTTccaagaaaacagcagcagcctctcgtgctgccagctccacagAGAAGGCAAAGGAAGGATCTAATGgtgaagaagagggaaaggCCCAAAAGTCTGAACAAGTAACACCGAGTAGAGAACTGAATGGACTGGCTCCCTGGCAAGAAGGGGTCCTGGAGAGGCTGAAGAAGGAAGTCGGTGTAGCGGATTACAACATGTACCTGGTACATCACGGGGGAATGCTCATCCGCTTTGGCCAGATGGCTGCTTGCACTCCCAGAGAAAAAGATTTTGTCTATGGGAACTTGGAAGCCCAGGAGGTGAAGACTGTCTACACCTTCAAAGTGCCAGTTAGTTACTGTGGCAAAAGAGCACGACTAGGAGATGCGCTGGGCCACAAGATGCCAACTTCAGACAAGTCAGTGGATACCTCAGAACTGGGAATAAACATAGAAGAACTACCTAAGACAAATATAGTTGAAGCCacactgctgtgtgctctggagaAAGAGCTGAAAGGCCATGAGATCTCTGAAGCAAGAGGTATTGATGGACTCTTTGTGGATTTTGCAACACAGACTTACAGCTTTCCTTTGGAGCCCTTCTCCTCCAGCGCAGTTCTAGCAGATATTCTGGATGAAAACAGCCCACCAGAACTGCACATGGAGCTCTACACTGAATGTGTAACCAGAAGACACAACAAAAGCAGTTCGGCTTTCACGTTCACTTGCAGTCATTTCTTTAGGAGGGATGAGTTCCCATTCCACTTCAAGAATGTGCACGCTGATATCCAGTCATGCCTGGATGGATGGTTCCAGCACCGCTGCCCACTGGCCTACTTGGGATGTCCTTTTGTCCAAAATCACTTCCGCCCCGAAGGACTTAAGGCCAAGGTTATATACAGCAAGCCTCTCAAGACATTTGCTATTAAGCCAGAGGTGGACACCCTTCTTGCTGAACCGGGCAAGTGCAATTCCATAGTGGATAGTCGAGGGAGAAGCAAGGACTTGCTGAGCAGCCTCCCAGTGGAAGTGCTCAAGTACATTGCAGGATTCCTGGACAGCTTCAGTTTATCTCAGCTATCACAAGTGTCAGTGCTCATGAGGGACATCTGTGCCACGCTTCTTCAAGAGAGGGGAATGGTCCTGCtggtttgggagaaaaaaagatattccCATGGTGGTACTTCTTGGAGAGCTCGCAAAAAG ATCTGGCAGTTCAGCAGCCTGTTCTCCAGAGTTCACAACTGGCAGCGCAGCGATGTCCCGAGCATGTCGGAGCACCTGAGGAATTGTCCCTTCTACCAGGCGGAGCACAGGACAGACCCCGTGCTGCTGACGGGCATGAGCGAGTCTCGGGAGCAGACTCGAAAGACTTTGGTCTCTACTTTCAAGCACAGAGTCTGA